The DNA sequence TCCGATGATTGTCAAGCTGCAACAAAAACGCATTAGATCAGTCATGTCAGTCTTAAAAGGTTCTACATAGCTTAGAAGAAGCTAGTGTGGAATTAGTGTATTGAAATCTTAATATCATGTTTCCAAATCAATACCTGGATGTTAATGTAATCCTCTGTGTCATCAATGTATTCACGCAGCTGGTAAGAAGAAATGGAATCACAATATTATCTTGTATAAATTGGATATTAGCATGCTGAAACAGCAATTCTAGTGCATATCGTGGTCAATTTATTCAACGTGCCTTCAATTTGCATAAAGTAGGCCTGCAAAGTAGATAACAAGATTCAACTTAGACCTCATCTTTGGCTTAACTAACAAGAGTACAAGACCTAAGAAAATTATAACCTCGAGCAACATCTCAAGCTCCTCCACGCTATGATGCACGGAAACGCGAAAATGCTCGCGTTTCCCATTTCGGAAACGCCCGGAAACGGGTTGGAAACGCCCGGAAACGCTCGGAAATGCGTATCCGAATTCGGAAACGGTTTGGAAACGTCTGTATCCAATGTGGAAACGCcaaaatgtaaataaataggaaaCGTGGGgataaaattgactttttacttggaaataatgaaaaaaaaaaaaaaaaactgactttTCTTTcccaactctttttttttttttttttttttctggcaagTAGTACTACTACTAAAAATGATGCTCCCTCCTATAGGACCCTTctactttcttctctctttgttattaccatttctttttcttcctccatttattttattttatttgttttctctatttattttgcAAAAGCTTGAGCCTTTGGTTATGGGGGAGTGGTTTGTTTGTTTCTCCTCTCTTTAAACAAAGACAAAGAGATAGCTCAGAGGGCTTGGAGCTCGGGCAATGAGGGAGCTAAGAAAAGGAGGAGCAACTAAATAAAAGTTGAGGGCTTTACGATTGTTATTACCTTTCACTTGATGAACCACAATTAGAAGGGATTTTGTTTGAAGATGAAGACCTTGAGGATGTTGTCCAAGTTGAATGAAGTTGATGGTTGTTGACTTGTTATTAGTTGTGTTAACCTTTTATTTGAACATTTGGATTGATAATGTTTGATTGTCATAAACTAGTactttgtttatgtttcatatttttttctttttctaattatatatatatatatatatatttaattaccGTTTCCTTCACGTTTCCGTTTcctattacatttaagatttgccGTTTCCACGTTTCCGATCGTATCATATCCGGAAACTCGTACCCGTTTCCGTTCTTCTTAGCCTCCACGTCATTCTCCTCCTGAACTGTTGTTACACTTGCCCTGCTAGCTCTGGATACTTTAGAGCCTATGGTTATAGTAGGAGAGGCGAAAGACCAATTTGGAGCACCAGAGTCACTCACAGGTGAAGTCCCAACCAACTTTCTTGATAAGTAAAGGTCAGCCATGTCATCATCATCGTCATCGTCAAGTAGCTGTTCAAGTTCATCCCTTACCTACATCCAGTATTCCACTTAGGAATCAAGcgtatatatatgtaaattttAACTTATATGTTATACTAGTGATTTTACACTGTTGGTAAGGACCACAACAACATAACATTAAGGGAATTGATTAGAGAATTAAATCACGAACAAATCCGTGCATAACTCCATACAGATTAACCACAGTAAGGAGCAATTTCAACTATAGTCAAAGTACATCGAACAACATTAATCACTAGTTCATATAGGGAGAGTCAATAAGCATATATCAAATCAAGTTAACATGAAGCCATTCGAGCGGGAGCACACAATCCCAGCTGGGACATAAGATGAATGACTCAAACTTACCTTTTGAACCCGATTTGTCAACTTGGTCATTGCACTCTTCAGCTTATGCACTCGATCCAAATTACGACTGCTGATCTGCAATCAACTTTTAACTTTTTGAACAAAAGAGAGGAATCTACAAAACTTTTCCTTCCATCAATGTATGACAATATATTGTTCGATGTAGTAATGAGGTTTATGGAACACGGTTATGTAATCAAGACATTTCATTCCTTACACAAACAGAGTCagggtaaataaataaaacagaaaaatgaaaatttttgcTAAGCAAGGATTTTACCTTGGAGGTAAGCTCATCTAAAGCTGGATAAGCATCACTCTCTAGTTCTCTTGTGCAAGCATCAAGAGAAGTACAAATAGCTTCTAGTGCAACTTCTAATGACCGGAATTCAAATGGAAAATCAAATGACCATGAAGCACAATATACATATTTAGTAAGAGAACAATCAAGATCTTGCCCTTCTTAGTGGTCTGGTACACTAGCTTACCTCCTATTTATTGACCCAAAACAGCCACCAATTAACACAACGTCATCGAAATCGAAATCCCAAAATTTGAAATCGGGAtccattattttgttttgtgaaatATGAACAATAAGCgaaatgaaaacaaataaattaccAGGGTTTTGATGATCCTGTCTGGTTGGAGTGTTGGACTTGATGGCCGTATAGTTAGATCTGAAGTCGGAGGCACGATCTCCTTGGAGGCTTGCCGGAGTTAGGGTTTTGCGACTGGGGAAGCTCCATCATATCTCGTAAGAACTTGTAGTGTGGCTGCATAGATTTCATCTATGTCAATTCCAGTAAGGGAGCTTGCTAGCAGTTAATGAGGGGGAGAGAGACAGTAAGGGAGTGAGCGGAGGAGAGGGAGTCGGTGGTGGCCGTGAAAAGAGAGTGGGAGAGAAAGAGGAGAGGGCTAGCGTTTCGGGGAAGAGCCAAAGAGATAACGAAAGAAATAAAGTGAGGATGAAATGGGCTGCTAGAGAGAGTGGAAAAACTGACCTAAGTGCGAGGGAAAGGAAAATTTTGTTCCCCCGTGTTGAAATTTTTAACTTAGTCTTTTCcgcatttttttaaattttcagAATCAAATCGTAGACATCGGTCAACAGTAAAAATCGATGTCAGTAATATTCATAGAAATCGGTatttgaggaatcgatgttaatgacatttttttacatcgcgtgaattcctcaccgatgtaattgtcatgatgtctaaggccaaaattctagtagtgtataaAAGTGTAGATCatcatggtaaaatttcagagcttagttaaTCGTGGTTTGGCCGAAAATTCTGCCTgaatccgtacaggtccggtttttccctttttcgtcttttagtcagaaattgggaccaatcttttgaaggccttacaCTCCGAACTAATTCtttcactcttcataagaaatgattcttAGGATATCTAGAATGGAActgaaaagtttcaactcatttggagttcgtttTATTAGGCTtccgctcctccttccttgtctagctcgcttctCTTAGCCGGAGTatgaaaatgtgctaaagttgactttttagtgcactTCCATgcatctccatcatttcctagcatgataagtaaaacataataaatatatataaataaacacaaaagttaagcaaaagtacaagattaagggaatattggaattggattagtcaacattaaattggactttagaacaagtaatttccatgttttagggcacaaatatgtatatga is a window from the Rosa chinensis cultivar Old Blush chromosome 2, RchiOBHm-V2, whole genome shotgun sequence genome containing:
- the LOC112184843 gene encoding magnesium transporter MRS2-I, whose product is MEMHGTSKEIVPPTSDLTIRPSSPTLQPDRIIKTLISSRNLDRVHKLKSAMTKLTNRVQKVRDELEQLLDDDDDDDMADLYLSRKLVGTSPVSDSGAPNWSFASPTITIGSKVSRASRASVTTVQEENDVEELEMLLEAYFMQIEGTLNKLTTLREYIDDTEDYINIQLDNHRNQLIQLELFLSSRTVCVSIYSLVAAIFGMNIPYTWNENHEHVFKWVCTV